The sequence GTCGTCGCCGGACTCGGAACGTGCCTTCCCCGTACGGAAGTCGGCAATGCCGTGCTCGCGGAGCACCTGGACACCAGCGACGCCTGGATCCGTACGCGCACCGGCATAGCCGCCCGGCGCCGCGTCGCGCCGGACGTCTCCATGACGGACCTCGCCTGCTCGGCCGCGGCCGCCGCCCTGCGCTCGGCGGACCGTACCGCCGTGGACGCGCTCGTGCTCGCCACCACGACCCCGGACCGGCCCTGCCCCGCCGCCGCCCCCGAGGTAGCCCACCGCCTCGGACAGGGCGCGATACCGGCCTTCGACGTCTCGGCCGTGTGCAGCGGCTTCGTTTACGCGATGGCGACCGCCGCGGGACTGATCGGCGCCGGCATCGCGGACAGCGTCCTGGTGACGGCCGCCGAGGTGTACTCGCGCATCGTCGACCCGGCCGACCGCTCCACCGCGGTGGTCTTCGGTGACGGCGCGGGGGCGGTGGTGCTGCGCCGCGGCACCTCGCGGGAGCCGGGCGCCCTGCTCGCCTTCGACCTGGGCAGCGACGGCGCGGCCAGGGAGCTGATCCATGTGCCCGGCGAGCGCGAACAGCCCGAGGGCGCGCGCTGGTTCCGCATGGCGGGCCGCAAGGTCTACCTGCGGGCCATCGAGGAGATGACGAACTCGGCCCTGAAGGTGATGAAGGACTGCGCCTGGAGTCCGCAGACCGTCGGGGCCCTGGTGGCCCACCAGGCGAACGCGCGCATCATCGAGGCGGTCGCGGACCGGCTCCGGCTGCCGTCGGACGCGGCGGTGTGCGAGATCGCCCGGGTCGGCAACACCTCGGCCGCCTCGATCCCGCTCGCGCTGGCCGACGCCGCGGAAGGCGGCCGCCTCCAGCCCGGCTCCCGCACCGTACTCACCGCCTTCGGAGGCGGACTGACCTGGGGTTCGGCCGCACTCACCTGGCCGCGCCTGACGCCCGTACGTTCCGAGATCTGATCGAAGGGAATCCGCAGATGTTCGTCCCCTACCTCTCCGACCTCCTCGAGAAGTCCTACAAGGTCCCCGCCCCCATCGACCCCGACAAGTCCTTCCAGGAGCTGGAGGTGGACTCGCTGTCGCTGGCGGAACTCGGCGCACACCTGGAGGACGAGCTCGACGTCACCATCGACGAGGAGGAGCTCACACCCGCGACCACCGTGACCGCGCTGGCCGGGCTCCTGGAGGCCCGGGGGGCGGTCCTGACGGCATGACCGCACAACTGCGCGACCGTCTCGGTGTCGTCGTCACCGGCATCGGGATGGTCACACCGGTCGGAGTGACCACCGGCGTCGCCTGGAAGGCGACCTGCGCCGGTTCGGCCGGCGCCGCGGACGATCCGCGGCTCGCCGGTCTCGGTGTGTCCTTCAGCTGCGCCGTGACCGGCTTCGACGCGGAGCAGTCCTGCGGCGAAGACGCCCGCAGGATGGACCCCTTCACCCAGTTCGCCGTCGCCGCGGCCCGGGCGGCCGTCGCCGACGCGGGCGTGACCGAGGGGTCCTGGGACCCTTCCCGGGTCGGTGTCGTGCTCGGCACCGGGATCGGGGGGCAGCAGACCTGGGAGGAGCAGGGGCGGCGGATGGCGGACCGGGGACCGCGCGCGGTCAATCCGCTCACCGTCCCCAGGGCCATCGCCAACATCGTCTCCGGCACCGTGGCCCTCGACCTGGGGCTGCACGGCCCTTCGCTCTCCGTTTCCACGGCATGCGCCTCGGGCACCACCGCCCTGGGCGTGGCGCTGGACCTGCTGCGCGCCGGGCGGTGCGATGTGGTCCTCGCCGGAGGCACCGAAGCCACGGTGACCCCCTTGGTCACCACCGCCTTCGACCGCCTGAAGGCGCTGTCCAGAAACAGCGGGGACCCGGCGCGGGCATCCCGGCCGTTCGACGCGGGACGCGACGGCTTCGTCCTCGGAGAGGGCGCGTCCGTGCTCGTGCTGGAACGTGCGCAGGACGCCAGGGCCCGCGGCCTGCGCGG is a genomic window of Streptomyces griseochromogenes containing:
- a CDS encoding acyl carrier protein; translation: MFVPYLSDLLEKSYKVPAPIDPDKSFQELEVDSLSLAELGAHLEDELDVTIDEEELTPATTVTALAGLLEARGAVLTA
- a CDS encoding beta-ketoacyl-ACP synthase 3, encoding MRMRSPESDAPSAAVVAGLGTCLPRTEVGNAVLAEHLDTSDAWIRTRTGIAARRRVAPDVSMTDLACSAAAAALRSADRTAVDALVLATTTPDRPCPAAAPEVAHRLGQGAIPAFDVSAVCSGFVYAMATAAGLIGAGIADSVLVTAAEVYSRIVDPADRSTAVVFGDGAGAVVLRRGTSREPGALLAFDLGSDGAARELIHVPGEREQPEGARWFRMAGRKVYLRAIEEMTNSALKVMKDCAWSPQTVGALVAHQANARIIEAVADRLRLPSDAAVCEIARVGNTSAASIPLALADAAEGGRLQPGSRTVLTAFGGGLTWGSAALTWPRLTPVRSEI
- a CDS encoding beta-ketoacyl-[acyl-carrier-protein] synthase family protein, which codes for MTAQLRDRLGVVVTGIGMVTPVGVTTGVAWKATCAGSAGAADDPRLAGLGVSFSCAVTGFDAEQSCGEDARRMDPFTQFAVAAARAAVADAGVTEGSWDPSRVGVVLGTGIGGQQTWEEQGRRMADRGPRAVNPLTVPRAIANIVSGTVALDLGLHGPSLSVSTACASGTTALGVALDLLRAGRCDVVLAGGTEATVTPLVTTAFDRLKALSRNSGDPARASRPFDAGRDGFVLGEGASVLVLERAQDARARGLRGYARLLGYGASSDAHHLTAPDPEAHGARLALRQALADAGVGASDVSLVNAHATGTPQGDAVEARLLAGMFGTDTAVTSTKGVTGHMLGAAGAVEAAFTALSIDEGVIPPTANFETPDPDLPEIDLVHGEARHTAVPVAVSNSFGFGGHNAVVVLGGV